The DNA window tatatatatatatatatatatatatatatagaattcaaGTAGTCTTGATTTCTACCATTatcaagatttaattttttttaaaattaaataataaacttGCAGCATAGCACGGAACAGCTAACTAATTACATTCTGCTCTGCCTCTAGTTTACTTTTTTACCACCACCAGTTCTTTACCTCGTGgtgttgaaatgaaataatgGGGTATTagtgatgaaaaaaatgatgatgatgagatggAGATTGTGAAAAGACACTTACGAtagtaatgaatttttatatatatataataatgatggtgaaatagaaattataattaaaataattaaatgatattataaataaattattatttgtatttaaaattaactataaaatatttattgatatccacttttttattatataattttaaaaaatatttttatatttttttaaagatattttcttgaaaacaagcatgagaaattttaaaaatatttgatcgtAAAATAGTTTACACTGAACAAACGATCCAAGTACTATATTCTCATCAGTTGAGTCCAAAAACCCAAGTGAAATTGAAAGAGAGACTGAGGGGAAAATGGCATTGAGAGCAGCCGTGCTACGTCACATTCGGGTGCCGGTGCAAACCCTAAGACTCAAAACAAATCCATGTGCTCCGTCTGGTTCAGTCCGGTTAATGTCGTCGCATGATGACCATCTGACCAAGGAAGAGGTCGTCGACAGAGTTGTCTCTGTTGTCAAGAGCTTCCCTAAAGTCGATCCTTCCAGGGTCAGACCGAACTCCCTTTCATTCCATTCCATtacatttcaattttatttgccTTTCAATTTCAATGTGCTTTAGATTCTAATTATGCTATAATAGAGATTCatttgatttcatcttttaccttttgtttttctaattaatttaactcgTCATCTTTCAGAATCCTGGTTAGGTTTTGAAtgttatttggaaaaaaatatagaataaaatcTGTGAAGAGACATTAACTGAGTTATTAGAAAATGTTTAGTATGAAGTTGATGATTATTCAATTTTCTGACCttgataaataatataaaatatgcaATCTAGGTTTCTGAGGTCTTTTCTAACTGTCTCTTGCTTTCttcttgtttatctttttcctTGTGCCCTGTCTCTCTGCGAATGCTTAGAATTTAGtggcttttgttttgtttttgtactaGCTATATACAACATTAAGATCACATTGTTTGGGTGGCGCGGATATCCAATTTTTGATGCCTCAACCTAGAAGAAACCGATCGGTTTTTAAGCTTCTAGATAGGCATACATACTGCATCTCTGCAGGCCTTATTTCCATTGGGGTAGCGTATCTTGTTCATTGCTTGAGCTAGTAGCTCACTCACAGGACATAACTCTTCATGGCTTTTATATCATTCTCATGTGAATGTTACCTGCGGCTAATCTCCTAGCTCACACACAAGGGGTAATTCTTGTTTccattattgttaatttttgcgaataatttaaatttttttaatcaaaggaGAAAGCAGGAGCCACTGCCTTCTATGGAGCTTTACATAAGCAAACAAATGGGAGCTAAACAAACTCCCGATTgtagaaaatagaaaagtaaGTAGGATTTATAATTGCAGCTTTTCAATTACAGAATTCTGCAGTCTATTCTTTAGAGAGAAGAGAACGGAAGGCAAAGTAGAATAAGTTGTGGGCTCCCTGGCAGAGTAAATCAGGAGCTTCTTTTTATTCATGAGATACAAACAAGCACACCAAGAgacatttcttcttttctccttgTCCATTATTGAGCCTCATGCTTGCTACTTGGCCCCTCAATTACTAAGTTagcatatattttcattttctatatcGAGCATAAAATCACCTATGCAACCACATCCATATGTCATGCCAAATTTTGCCTCTGTAGTTCCGCTTATCTTTATTGTTTAAATCGAGCATCTTCATTTTCCAGACAGggaaaaaattaatgatgttgGATTCCAAATGATTATCTGCAGGTGTCTCCTGAAGTCCATTTCCAGAAAGATCTGGGCTTGGATAGCTTGGACAATGTGGAGATTGTAATGGCTCTAGAAGAGGAGTTCAAGCTTGAAATTCCAGACAAGGAAGCCGATAAGATTGACTCTTGTAACCTTGCTATTGAGTACATTCATAACCATCCGCTGGCTAGTTGATTTGAGCATATGGTTTCCCTCCCTGAATTTCGTGGAAGACAATGACattctgttttgtttgttttccttgttCAGTGTTTGTATGGATTTGATCCTCATGCTGGGATTGGAAATAATCTTAGTCTGATAAGAGTAGCATTGGCAGAACTGCCATTTGACTTCATTATGCTTCTAATACCAAATGATCACTAGTTTCCATTTGTGAGGAAGTACTCAATGGCACAAAATTTCTTTTCACATTTAGGATGCTCCAGTTTCCTGCCGCTGCTTTTGTTCATGGGTTTCATTGTGTGGTGCATTGTTACTTTGGTGGCTATTTGTCACTTGCAAGGGACTTCTCTGATGCATGCATCTTGTTTTCGAGATCAGCATGCTTTACTTTATGCTTCCTTGTGTGTGTAAGTTCAAGTGTTGGTCTTGGCGTACATTGTTCTCATGTTGCTGCTTTGATTGCCTGCCATTGCTATTCGAGTTTATGAACCCTAAGTTCTTTCCACTTCCTTGTATGATTGGGTTACAAGGATTGGTCTCGTGGTGCATTGTTCTTAAGGAGAAATAGTTTGAAAACATAGGTGCCATTGCTGTGCTGCTGCACACTGTTGCAAGTTTCATATAGTAAAATTCTGGGCATTTGACTCTCATGTTTAAGTGGGTAGAAAGAATGTATCGTCCCTTACTATGCAATGCCATTTTTATGGAATGCTTACTATACAGATCTTCATTTATGAGTAAAGGTGCTGCATCCTTGGGACTATAAGGCCATGTTTGTCAATTTTGTCTCCTCGAGTCAGGAGGAAGAGTCAGTTTGCCTAATAGATCACAAACCAAATTCAGTGCACTATATTTATGTCgtgattttcttttgaatttgacCTGTTACATTATATTGGAGAAATTCCATCATGACTTGGACTTGATCGttggtttttaactttttatcccTTGGACGGTTATGGTGACCGTCACTTTCCTATTGAAGAAGGTTTTTTGTTGCAACATGACAAGCATTTCATGGATGAATTTTTCTACTACATCTACGATATCATATTTGGTGGAATGTTAACCTTTAAGCTAAATATTGGGAATAAAGTGGTCTTTTCATTGCGATACAATTGTCTTCAACAATTTACTCAGGGCCAagttaataatttcttttttatactgaaattactaatttaacctttgattaaaaaaaacaaattaaatgccTTTCAATTAGGGGAGTTATGCtcttcatattttttgaaaaagtaaaattactTTGTTGTCCCTAAATAACATAATTCTCtcttaaaggtttttttttttgttaatttacattggttttattgttaatgtgaTCTTACTTAGgattattattgtatttgatcatataaaaaaatattattaaagaaaacataattgcgCCTTTTAAGAGATGTATATGGGGCCATCTAATCACTAAATTTTGTCTTTTATAGTAACGTTTGAAAGGTCGCagcaaattagaaaaatatttctagaataaaacttaattttttttagtcttgatctaaaatttttaaattcatcaaggAGGGGTAGCCATGAAAATTCTTTTTACAGGGCCCAGGCACCTGCCAACCTTCCCTCGTTCCGCCCCTGTACATGGCATGGTGAGAGTGATGCATGGAATGCATGGTTGAAATGGGTCCATAAACAATGcgtttttgttttgatgtaccTTTTCTTAATGCCATTTGTTATAATTAAGATATAGTTATCAATGTTATTTACATGGAGTTAACTTATGCTAATCTATGTTCAATGAAATTGCTCATTACTCCTCTAGGtgtaattgatatataaaattaaaatgtattcAGTGaccaatataaatatataatgcaTCCATGTTCAAGTGATTGAgcattataaactaaaaaaaaaaaccttagcaaAGTGAATATTCATTTCCATATTAGAAGGATGgcttacaaaataaaagtaatgacAAATCCATGGTATTGTCGTGTCTAAATAAATCTAGACACTTGAGAGTTTTGGGTGTTACTAAAGTTTCTTAGTCATTTTAGATTGCGTTTTAACTTGTAAATATTTTGTATAGTTACTTGTAGATGCTATAATTATGTCTCTTCTAGACAAGGATTGCCTAAGAAGTCGTCAGGTACAGGTTTTAACATCTAAATCACAAATCACTGAGCTTTTATTACAATGTTCAACCTTAAACTTTATGCCCTCCTAGGAGTGACAACACAGTTTACCTCCTTTTCCCTAGCCTTCTCGATTTTTTCTGGATTCTTGGATAGATTGTGCCACCATAtgctttcatctttttttttttttgaaactattCATCAATATCCTTCTATTGGTATCGACCTTTAAAATAATTGGTTTATCTCTTACAGttaagatataaatttaaattacaaaaaaaaacctaaaacggCTTAGATATTTACTATGTATTGTGAGGAGAAACACTGTATATTCAGATAGTGTATTGGCCATTTTGTCCTTCATTGTACTTAATTGTCTTGGTAGTAGGGGTAATTCATCTTTTCCGGGGAATCCGAGTGTCATTTTTCAATTGATCGGGGATAATttagtcatttatttttttatatgtaaagtaaaaaaatacttcGCTGCccttgaaaactaaaaaaattagccTTCTATATGAGGGCTTTTGTgtcattttgtatttatttgcatagtaaaatgatGTTAGTACCCTTTAAAGCTAAAAACCATTGACCTTGCAAGGAGGCTAAAATAatccacttaaaaaaaactaatttccataaaaaccactttttaaaataaaaattactttcctgCAAATAAATAGGATCTAAGTAATAAACTCATTTATCCgcattcaaactttgaaaatggTAACGCTTG is part of the Populus trichocarpa isolate Nisqually-1 chromosome 2, P.trichocarpa_v4.1, whole genome shotgun sequence genome and encodes:
- the LOC7483788 gene encoding acyl carrier protein 1, mitochondrial, producing MALRAAVLRHIRVPVQTLRLKTNPCAPSGSVRLMSSHDDHLTKEEVVDRVVSVVKSFPKVDPSRVSPEVHFQKDLGLDSLDNVEIVMALEEEFKLEIPDKEADKIDSCNLAIEYIHNHPLAS